The following are encoded together in the Culex pipiens pallens isolate TS chromosome 1, TS_CPP_V2, whole genome shotgun sequence genome:
- the LOC120425158 gene encoding cadherin-89D yields the protein MLAGIILALVGACAGQQLLDSRCYLEQGGSAENFLASENVAVGAVLGTLGINGDPLRDISLSLREKDSPVTISEKKLILSKPLDKEGISGPSSVYVNVICDRRMSDDPSFLIPVNIRVIDENDNSPQWIGGPYSANVSEVTIVGTRILQGVRAVDLDQPGPYSTIEYQVLPGQHSHFVAFVSPLEGVLVLKQELDFETSRKFTVKLRAQDQGSPPRYSDTSFTIIVQDADDQNPKFSRDVYQSTYCGMPGEIDLHVQPEPIRAFDQDYGINASLTYSIVPSAVSTFFTIEPRKGTLRARDSNTTNGITLVIKATQNDNADRYALSTVIVSCPTAVPRTNIEPTTPRLVYRATVKENFPLGHSILNLGLNKEALNFKYTIVNEAERQWFSVDNKFNIILIKALDYESNRNHKFTVELFDNSKLLATAEIFIEVTDVNDWDPRFRKPQYVFTADNADQIQSPVLLGIVEAADGDPNDVLTYSIHGEEANLFSVDSRGGIWLKRNLTHKNALNLFLTASDSGSPPKRTTVPLQIRFPNAKSTTSAGWTPTIIGLLAIAVAILTLTVLALYIYRLFAKPKTTINTPLTNPRSTRHDATMIAPNSRDASSIADSDKGSSYSAIIRDIVIGAQQRSNIPGNLIGHMEDNNPMMADGHGVIQQSCAHPASQQVRDRSNSYWGNAEVVTVKDESDSENNLTVYF from the coding sequence ATGCTTGCTGGCATTATATTGGCACTGGTTGGGGCTTGCGCGGGGCAGCAGCTGTTGGACTCGCGGTGCTACCTGGAGCAGGGTGGGTCGGCGGAGAACTTTTTGGCAAGTGAAAATGTCGCTGTGGGGGCGGTGCTCGGTACGCTGGGCATCAACGGAGACCCGTTACGGGATATTAGCTTGTCGTTGCGGGAGAAGGACTCTCCGGTGACGATTTCGGAGAAGAAGCTGATCTTGAGCAAGCCGTTGGACAAGGAGGGCATCAGTGGGCCGTCGTCGGTTTACGTGAACGTGATTTGCGATCGGAGGATGAGCGACGACCCGAGCTTTCTAATTCCGGTTAATATCAGGGTGATTGACGAGAATGACAATTCGCCGCAGTGGATCGGGGGTCCGTACTCGGCCAATGTGTCGGAGGTGACTATTGTTGGGACGCGGATATTGCAGGGGGTGCGGGCTGTTGATCTAGATCAACCTGGTCCGTACTCGACGATCGAGTACCAGGTGCTTCCGGGGCAGCATTCCCACTTTGTGGCGTTCGTTTCACCGCTGGAGGGAGTGCTGGTATTGAAGCAGGAGTTGGACTTTGAAACGTCGAGGAAGTTTACGGTCAAGTTGCGTGCGCAAGATCAGGGATCACCGCCGCGGTATTCCGATACAAGCTTCACGATCATCGTGCAGGATGCTGACGATCAGAATCCAAAATTTAGTCGGGATGTTTACCAGAGTACGTACTGTGGAATGCCAGGGGAGATCGACCTGCACGTTCAACCGGAGCCGATACGAGCGTTCGATCAGGACTACGGAATCAACGCGTCGTTGACCTACTCGATCGTACCGTCGGCGGTGTCGACCTTCTTCACGATAGAGCCTCGAAAGGGTACGCTACGAGCTAGGGATTCCAACACCACCAACGGGATCACGTTGGTCATCAAAGCTACCCAGAATGACAACGCTGATCGGTACGCCCTCAGCACGGTGATCGTGTCCTGTCCAACGGCAGTCCCTCGAACCAACATTGAACCGACAACTCCACGCTTGGTCTACCGAGCCACCGTCAAGGAGAACTTCCCTCTCGGGCACTCAATCCTAAACCTCGGCCTTAACAAGGAAGCCCTCAACTTCAAGTACACGATCGTCAACGAAGCCGAACGCCAGTGGTTCTCCGTCGACAACAAGTTCAACATCATCCTGATCAAAGCCCTGGACTACGAATCCAACCGAAACCACAAATTCACCGTGGAACTGTTCGACAACTCCAAGCTTCTCGCCACCGCCGAAATCTTCATCGAAGTCACCGACGTCAACGACTGGGATCCACGCTTCCGCAAGCCCCAGTACGTCTTCACAGCAGACAACGCCGACCAAATCCAGTCCCCCGTCCTGCTCGGCATCGTCGAAGCCGCCGACGGCGATCCCAACGACGTCCTCACCTACTCGATCCACGGTGAGGAAGCAAACCTCTTTTCCGTCGACTCCCGCGGCGGAATATGGCTCAAGCGCAATCTTACCCACAAAAACGCCCTCAACCTGTTCCTAACCGCGTCCGATTCCGGCAGCCCCCCGAAACGAACCACCGTCCCGCTTCAAATCCGCTTCCCCAACGCCAAATCCACCACCTCAGCCGGCTGGACCCCCACCATCATCGGGCTTCTCGCCATCGCCGTCGCGATCCTCACCCTAACCGTCCTAGCCCTGTACATCTACCGGCTCTTCGCCAAACCCAAAACCACGATCAACACCCCACTGACCAACCCGCGGTCAACGCGGCACGACGCCACCATGATCGCGCCCAACTCGCGGGACGCCAGCTCGATCGCGGACTCCGACAAGGGCTCGTCCTACTCGGCCATCATCCGGGACATTGTGATTGGAGCCCAGCAGCGGAGCAACATCCCCGGGAACCTGATCGGCCACATGGAGGACAACAATCCGATGATGGCGGACGGGCACGGCGTGATTCAGCAGTCTTGTGCCCATCCAGCGTCGCAACAGGTCAGGGATAGGTCGAATTCGTACTGGGGGAATGCCGAGGTGGTCACCGTGAAGGACGAGAGCGACTCGGAGAACAACTTGACTGTTTACTTTTAG